The proteins below are encoded in one region of Rutidosis leptorrhynchoides isolate AG116_Rl617_1_P2 unplaced genomic scaffold, CSIRO_AGI_Rlap_v1 contig575, whole genome shotgun sequence:
- the LOC139884599 gene encoding uncharacterized protein has protein sequence MTLSSKYSFYSTLILLAALCSTCTAIGNKTDLEALIDFRNKITDDPFGVMSSWNHTTHFCQWHGVTCSRRHRQRVVSLELSSLELSGLLSPYIGNMSFLNYLSLTNNSFTGSIPSQIGHLRRLKFLSLYNNSFTGKIPTNISMCSNLVIAYFSLNNLEGDIPMDFGSLSRLEAFHAYQSNLTGSIPSSFGNLTTLQILELTSNHLTGAIPDSLDRLKNMEYFSVFGNRLSGSFPPSIFNISSITKFDVGVNELHGRLPVGIGTTLPNLEWFSVGDNQFTGGIPLTICNLSSAELLQFSTNQFSGNVPNFVGNLKHLRIFTIFSNNLGSKGLKDDLSFLCSLTNATILEKIEMGYNNFGGILPECIGNLSIQLNFFSLYENHISGRIPDGIQNLINLSTLDVSSNQLSGQIPPGNGKLSSLQFLNMENNNFSGLIPSSLRNLTKLTKLSLSNNILQGIIPSSLGSCKTLLFLDVSNNHLSGSIPVEIFKLSSLSIYLGLAQNRLTGPLPSEIGQLKNLGELDLSNNMLTGEIPPNIGDCSSLEILRMSGNLFRGVIPKALSSVKALLELDLSHNNFSGTVPEFLADFTSLYSLNLSYNNFNGEVPIKGIFTNFSGVSVKGNVKLCGGIPQLHLPKCIFKTSKMGERYKLIISIASVLSGLALILFCFIIIWLRKKRRSNPTASSSGIAESGFRVSYQDLLKATNGFSSENLIARGGFGCVYKGSIHDQNNAGGRTIVAVKVVSLSNKGASRSFIAECEALKRIKHRNLVRVLTACASVDYQGNDFKALVFEFMANGSLDDLLHPAPGGNDELHRRTTSLDFVQRLNIVIDVACALEYLHHLCGTPIVHCDLKPSNVLLDNDMIAHVGDFGLSKFLFREIESSTSNESSSIGVRGTIGYAPPEYGVGSEVTTTGDVYSFGIIVLELFTAKCPTDDMFKEGLNLRKYVMVAFPSNVAEIVDPSLRVDERALTCLTSVLQIGISCSKCLLVFSMWLTLAAVAGVLLAAEAALSAKALAARQALQLARQFVLSQSFYSTLLLASLCSTCTANGNKTDHEALIEFRNKITDDPFGVMSSWNRTTHFCQWHGVTCSHRHRQRVVSLNLTSHKLSGSLSPYIGNMSFLNELWLTNNSFTGRIPSQIGHLRRLKYLILDNNSFTGNIPTNISMCIMCSNPVSSFFHYNNLEGEIPMEFGSLSRLKKFHARRNYLTGSIPSSFGNLTSMQYLDLTLDHLTGAIPDSLGNLKNMKIFAVAINRLSGIVPPLIFNISSITNFDVGENELHGRLPVGIGTTLPNLKWFSVADNQIYRRYSAYHLQFQRRPENKSLSRCRSIWRMTVADIIDNTLHSCSRWCLTTGRAFLGAGSH, from the exons ATGACTCTCTCATCCAAATATAGCTTCTACTCAACACTCATTCTTCTTGCAGCCTTATGTTCAACTTGCACTGCCATAGGCAACAAGACAGACCTTGAAGCTCTGATCGACTTTAGAAACAAAATAACGGATGATCCATTTGGAGTGATGAGTTCATGGAACCATACAACTCATTTCTGCCAATGGCATGGCGTCACCTGCAGTCGTCGTCACCGTCAACGGGTCGTCAGTTTAGAACTAAGCTCTCTCGAACTGTCTGGATTACTCTCTCCATACATCGGTAATATGAGCTTTCTCAACTACTTGTCGCTTACAAACAACAGCTTCACTGGCAGCATCCCTTCGCAGATTGGTCACTTGAGGAGGTTAAAGTTTTTATCTTTATACAATAACTCATTTACTGGAAAAATTCCCACCAATATATCAATGTGCTCCAATCTTGTGATTGCTTATTTTTCTTTAAACAATCTGGAAGGAGATATTCCAATGGATTTCGGATCCTTGTCAAGGCTCGAGGCATTTCATGCTTACCAAAGCAATCTAACTGGAAGCATTCCTTCCTCTTTTGGGAATTTGACAACTCTTCAAATTCTTGAACTGACAAGCAACCACTTGACTGGTGCTATCCCTGATTCTCTTGATCGACTTAAAAACATGGAATATTTCTCTGTGTTCGGAAATAGATTATCTGGTAGCTTTCCTCCCTCGATATTCAATATTTCATCTATTACTAAATTTGATGTCGGAGTTAATGAATTACACGGGCGTCTTCCTGTGGGTATCGGCACTACTCTTCCAAATCTCGAGTGGTTTAGTGTGGGTGATAATCAATTTACAGGAGGTATTCCGCTAACCATTTGCAATCTCTCCAGTGCAGAGTTACTACAATTTTCAACAAACCAGTTCAGTGGGAACGTCCCTAATTTTGTGGGAAATCTCAAGCATCTCAGAATTTTTACCATTTTTTCTAATAATCTTGGAAGCAAGGGATTAAAAGATGATCTTAGCTTTCTCTGCTCTTTGACTAATGCCACCATTTTAGAAAAAATTGAGatgggttacaataatttcggaggGATCTTACCAGAATGCATCGGCAACCTTTCAATTCAGCTCAATTTTTTCTCTCTATATGAAAATCATATATCTGGAAGAATCCCTGATGGAATACAAAATCTCATAAACTTGAGCACTTTAGACGTCTCGAGCAACCAACTCTCTGGACAGATCCCCCCTGGTAATGGAAAGCTTTCAAGTCTACAATTTCTAAATATGGAAAACAACAATTTCTCCGGCCTCATTCCATCATCTCTTAGAAATCTGACAAAGCTAACCAAACTCTCTTTGTCAAATAACATTCTTCAAGGCATCATTCCCTCTAGCCTCGGAAGTTGTAAAACTTTACTTTTCCTTGATGTTTCAAACAACCATCTCAGTGGTTCAATACCCGTAGAAATTTTCAAACTCTCATCCCTATCAATATACTTAGGTCTAGCACAAAACCGTCTCACGGGTCCCCTTCCAAGTGAGATAGGACAATTAAAGAATCTCGGAGAACTAGATTTGTCTAACAATATGTTAACAGGTGAGATACCACCCAATATTGGGGATTGTTCAAGTCTAGAAATCTTACGGATGAGTGGAAATCTTTTCCGAGGAGTAATTCCTAAAGCATTGAGTTCTGTTAAAGCTCTCCTAGAACTAGATCTTTCTCATAACAACTTTTCAGGTACAGTACCAGAATTTCTTGCTGATTTTACCTCATTGTATAGTCTGAACCTGTCCTACAATAACTTCAATGGCGAGGTACCAATCAAAGGTATTTTTACAAATTTTAGTGGAGTTTCCGTCAAAGGTAATGTTAAGCTTTGTGGTGGCATACCCCAACTTCATCTACCTAAATGCATTTTCAAAACATCTAAAATGGGGGAGAGATACAAATTGATTATTTCTATTGCCTCCGTCCTTTCGGGATTAGCTCTGATCCTATTTTGCTTCATTATCATATGGTTGAGGAAGAAAAGAAGGAGTAATCCTACTGCAAGCTCTTCAGGAATAGCAGAGTCGGGCTTTAGAGTTTCTTATCAAGATCTATTGAAAGCCACAAATGGATTCTCCTCAGAAAATTTAATAGCTCGAGGTGGATTTGGTTGCGTATACAAAGGCAGCATACATGATCAAAATAATGCAGGAGGGAGAACTATTGTTGCTGTTAAAGTAGTGAGCCTCTCGAACAAGGGAGCTTCCAGGAGTTTTATTGCAGAGTGTGAGGCCTTAAAGAGAATCAAACATCGAAATCTAGTAAGAGTGTTGACTGCATGTGCAAGTGTTGATTATCAGGGGAACGATTTCAAAGCTCTGGTTTTCGAGTTCATGGCGAATGGGAGTTTGGATGACTTGTTGCATCCAGCACCAGGAGGAAACGATGAATTGCATAGGAGAACAACTAGTCTTGATTTCGTTCAGAGGCTAAACATTGTCATTGATGTTGCTTGTGCATTGGAGTATTTACATCATCTCTGTGGGACACCGATAGTTCATTGTGATCTCAAGCCAAGTAATGTTCTCCTCGATAATGACATGATTGCACATGTCGGAGATTTTGGTCTCTCTAAGTTCTTGTTCAGAGAAATTGAATCCTCCACGTCTAATGAATCAAGCTCAATCGGAGTTAGAGGAACCATTGGTTATGCTCCTCCAG AGTATGGTGTTGGAAGTGAAGTGACGACTACTGGTGACGTTTACAGCTTCGGCATAATAGTTCTAGAACTGTTCACCGCAAAGTGCCCTACTGATGATATGTTCAAAGAAGGTTTAAATCTTCGAAAGTATGTGATGGTAGCGTTCCCGAGCAATGTGGCTGAGATAGTGGATCCTAGTCTTCGCGTTGATGAAAGAGCTTTGACTTGCTTGACGTCAGTGCTCCAAATTGGAATCTCTTGCTCTA AATGTTTATTAGTATTTTCTATGTGGCTGACTCTTGCAGCTGTGGCTGGAGTGCTGCTTGCTGCAGAGGCGGCCCTTAGTGCAAAGGCTTTGGCTGCCAGGCAAGCTCTCCAGTTAGCAAGACAGTTTG TACTATCTCAAAG CTTCTACTCAACACTCCTTCTTGCATCCTTATGTTCGACATGCACAGCTAATGGCAACAAGACAGACCATGAAGCTCTGATTGAATTTAGAAACAAAATAACGGATGATCCATTTGGAGTGATGAGTTCATGGAACCGTACTACTCATTTCTGCCAATGGCATGGAGTCACCTGCAGTCATCGCCACCGCCAACGAGTCGTCAGTTTAAACCTAACCTCTCACAAACTGTCTGGCTCACTCTCTCCATACATTGGCAATATGAGCTTTCTCAACGAGTTGTGGCTTACAAACAACAGCTTCACTGGCAGAATCCCTTCGCAGATTGGTCACTTGAGGAGGTTAAAGTATTTAATTTTAGACAATAATTCATTTACTGGAAATATTCCCACCAATATATCAATGTGCATTATGTGCTCCAATCCCGTGTCTTCTTTTTTTCATTATAACAATCTCGAAGGAGAAATTCCCATGGAATTTGGATCCTTATCGAGGCTCAAAAAATTTCATGCTCGAAGAAACTATCTAACTGGAAGCATTCCTTCCTCATTTGGGAACTTGACAAGTATGCAGTATCTTGATCTGACTCTCGACCACTTGACTGGTGCTATCCCTGATTCTCTTGGCAACCTAAAAAACATGAAAATTTTCGCTGTGGCCATAAATAGATTATCTGGTATTGTTCCTCCCTTGATATTCAATATTTCATCTATTACTAATTTTGATGTCGGAGAGAATGAATTACACGGGCGTCTTCCTGTGGGCATAGGCACAACTCTTCCAAATCTCAAGTGGTTTAGTGTGGCTGATAATCAAATTTACCGGAGGTATTCCGCTTACCATTTGCAATTCCAGCGTAGACCTGAAAACAAGAGTCTATCCCGCTGTCGAAGTATCTGGAGGATGACTGTTGCTGACATCATTGACAACACTTTGCATTCATGCTCCAGGTGGTGCCTGACTACTGGACGAGCTTTTCTCGGAGCAGGAAGTCATTAA
- the LOC139884603 gene encoding LOW QUALITY PROTEIN: putative 3'(2'),5'-bisphosphate nucleotidase, mitochondrial (The sequence of the model RefSeq protein was modified relative to this genomic sequence to represent the inferred CDS: inserted 1 base in 1 codon) yields MNLLLLHSVSAFSTVRFFRRRRNPYRTPPYRRFVAARSNHPYSNQDPQYYKELEAAVDVVERACRLCVDVKTSLFSKEGRIMEKIDQTPVTIADFGVQALLSLELGKLFPSIPLVAEEDSAFLRANNLVDSVVSVVTDNTRFGDEPLTQSDVLEAIDRGAKDGFVFGRNPATYWVLDPIDGTKGFVKGIEALYVVGLALVVDGEIVLGVXGCPNWREDISYVSSSETNGNGLLPSGIIMVAHKGYGTWKKKLSDNDGAAKLSDSWTRCSVDECPIIHKARFSIPESQSWDLMPLSTLFNATIDIDNVRDEEILLLSACCGSLCKYLLIASGRASVYIQRARNESFIKAWDHAVGIICVHEAGGRVSDWSGSQLDFSEDEAERRLIFPSGGVLVTNGFVHDQIVEIISSQILS; encoded by the exons ATGAATCTTCTTCTTCTCCATTCCGTTTCAGCATTCTCCACCGTCAGATTCTTCCGCCGACGAAGAAACCCTTACCGTACTCCTCCCTACAGAAGATTCGTCGCCGCTAG GTCGAATCATCCATATTCAAATCAAGACCCCCAGTATTATAAAGAGCTCGAAGCTGCTGTTGATGTTGTAGAAAGAGCTTGTAGACTTTGTGTGGAC GTCAAAACGTCGTTGTTCTCGAAAGAAGGACGTATTATGGAAAAAATCGACCAAACTCCAGTCACCATAGCAGATTTTGGGGTTCAGGCTCTTCTCAGCCTTG AACTAGGTAAATTGTTTCCTTCTATCCCATTGGTGGCCGAAGAAGACTCTGCTTTCTTACGTGCAAACAATCTAGTCGATTCCGTGGTAAGTGTGGTCACTGATAATACAAGGTTTGGTGATGAACCATTAACACAATCTGATGTGCTTGAAGCAATTGACAGAGGTGCTAAAGATGGTTTTGTCTTTGGACGGAATCCTGCCACATATTGG GTGCTGGATCCAATTGATGGCACAAAAGGATTTGTAAAAGGCATCGAGGCCCTATATGTG GTGGGGTTGGCTCTTGTAGTAGATGGGGAGATTGTATTAGGTG ATGGTTGCCCCAACTGGAGAGAAGATATATCTTATGTATCGTCCAGTGAAACAAACGGAAATGGACTATTACCATCTGGGATTATCATGGTTGCACATAAGGGTTATGGAACATGGAAAAAAAAGCTCTCAGATAATGACGGTGCAGCCAAACTTTCTGACAGTTGGACCAGGTGCTCTGTTGATGAGTGTCCCATAATACATAAAGCTCGTTTTAGTATTCCAGAGAGTCAATCGTGGGATTTGATGCCATTATCCACATTGTTCAATGCAACAATCGACATTGATAACGTTAGAGATGAAGAGATTCTTCTTTTGTCAGCATGTTGCGGAAG TTTATGCAAGTATTTACTGATTGCTTCAGGGAGGGCTTCAGTTTATATTCAACGAGCAAGAAATGAATCATTTATTAAG GCTTGGGATCATGCTGTTGGCATAATATGCGTGCATGAAGCAGGTGGAAGG GTGTCGGATTGGAGTGGGAGTCAACTGGATTTTTCAGAAGATGAAGCTGAAAGGCGTCTAATATTCCCTTCAGGTGGTGTTCTGGTGACAAATGGCTTTGTACATGATCAGATCGTGGAAATTATCTCTTCCCAAATACTAAGTTAA